The following proteins are co-located in the Desulfobacterales bacterium genome:
- a CDS encoding PA2778 family cysteine peptidase → MLWVTPTSLHLCAKNNIRRHRKLDLGWRTWLWGWVLALLFFYGCSTTSTEQWQRASDTVPIRHKLNAVPFFPQKEYQCGPASLAMALSWSGLQIDPDQLTPQVYTPSLKGSLQPAMIAATRRQGRVAYPISGVRVLLKEIDAGHPVIVLQNLGLSWIPVWHYAVVIGYDFDADVIVLHSGVTNQKRTALRTFDNTWARGDHWGLLVLPPDRLPATVEEEPWLSAVVGLEKARQWDAAVKGYQTALHRWPQSFAAHIGLGNSYYAMGDLSSAATVLQKTTARFPLKGVAFNNLAQVLWEQGKKSEAVVAAQRAVALGGPHAAQFQKTLDEIQSGEP, encoded by the coding sequence ATGCTATGGGTTACACCAACGTCTTTACATTTGTGCGCTAAAAACAACATCAGACGGCACCGCAAACTGGACTTAGGGTGGCGAACCTGGCTCTGGGGTTGGGTATTGGCGCTGTTGTTTTTTTACGGATGTTCCACCACATCGACGGAACAATGGCAGCGGGCCTCCGACACCGTTCCAATTCGCCACAAATTAAATGCGGTGCCGTTCTTCCCCCAAAAAGAATACCAATGCGGGCCGGCATCTCTGGCGATGGCGCTTTCTTGGAGCGGCCTTCAAATCGACCCGGATCAACTCACCCCCCAGGTTTACACACCGTCTCTTAAGGGCAGCCTGCAACCGGCAATGATTGCTGCCACCCGCCGCCAGGGAAGAGTAGCCTATCCCATCAGCGGGGTCCGTGTTCTGCTGAAGGAGATCGACGCCGGGCATCCGGTCATCGTATTACAAAACCTGGGGCTCTCCTGGATACCCGTCTGGCATTATGCCGTCGTCATCGGATATGATTTTGACGCCGATGTGATCGTTTTGCATTCAGGAGTCACAAATCAGAAAAGAACAGCATTAAGGACTTTTGATAATACCTGGGCGCGAGGTGACCATTGGGGTTTGCTGGTATTGCCGCCAGACCGTTTACCGGCAACCGTAGAAGAAGAACCATGGCTATCGGCGGTTGTCGGGCTGGAGAAAGCCCGCCAGTGGGACGCTGCTGTAAAAGGATATCAAACTGCTTTACACCGCTGGCCGCAGAGTTTTGCGGCGCATATCGGGTTAGGCAACAGCTATTATGCCATGGGAGATTTATCATCAGCGGCAACCGTATTACAAAAAACAACCGCTCGATTCCCCCTCAAAGGTGTTGCCTTTAACAATCTGGCCCAGGTGCTATGGGAGCAAGGGAAAAAAAGTGAGGCAGTGGTTGCCGCGCAACGAGCAGTGGCGCTTGGTGGACCGCATGCCGCCCAATTTCAGAAAACGCTCGATGAAATCCAATCCGGTGAACCTTGA
- a CDS encoding MFS transporter, whose translation MTRLKIVSNFLGLTQSTVGLLFMVVLVGMGERMAERFLPIYLLSLGGGVISIGLLNGLDNFLSAVYAFPGGYISERIGFKRSLLVFNFMAMAGFLVVILIPAWQAVLIGAVFFLAWSAISLPATMGLIAKVLPTNKRTMGVTMHSLVRRFPMALGPILGGLCIGVWGVEQGVRIAFCVALALAILAVLLQQKLIEDDSQATSGDDCQISPEKNPWKLFQSMDVSLKRLLVSDILIRFCEQIPYAFVVVWCMQTVTRPVTAFQFGLLTAIEMATAVLVYIPVAHFADKTTKKPFVVATFIFFTFFPLVLLFCQSFVWLISAFVLRGLKEFGEPTRKSLILDLAPESCKAGMYGLYYFMRDVCVSVAAFSGAFLWQISPATNLIVAFAFGVVGTIAFARYGTDVRKPNG comes from the coding sequence ATGACCCGTCTGAAAATCGTGTCGAATTTTTTAGGATTAACCCAAAGTACGGTTGGATTGCTGTTTATGGTGGTTTTGGTGGGCATGGGCGAGCGTATGGCCGAGCGCTTTCTGCCCATTTATTTACTGTCATTGGGTGGCGGTGTAATATCGATCGGCCTGCTAAACGGACTGGATAATTTCTTATCTGCCGTTTATGCCTTTCCGGGAGGGTATATATCCGAGCGCATCGGTTTTAAACGATCACTATTGGTGTTTAATTTTATGGCCATGGCCGGTTTTTTAGTCGTCATTCTGATCCCGGCCTGGCAGGCGGTTTTAATTGGTGCTGTCTTTTTCCTGGCCTGGTCGGCCATATCCCTGCCGGCGACCATGGGTCTGATTGCTAAAGTGCTGCCGACCAACAAAAGAACCATGGGTGTCACCATGCATTCGCTGGTGCGTCGCTTTCCAATGGCGCTGGGACCGATACTGGGCGGATTGTGTATTGGTGTTTGGGGGGTTGAGCAGGGTGTTCGCATTGCTTTTTGTGTTGCCTTAGCACTGGCAATATTAGCGGTTTTACTGCAACAAAAGTTAATAGAAGATGATAGTCAAGCTACGTCTGGTGACGATTGCCAGATCTCACCTGAAAAGAATCCTTGGAAATTGTTCCAATCGATGGATGTTTCGCTGAAAAGGTTACTGGTATCCGATATCCTTATCCGGTTTTGTGAACAAATTCCCTATGCCTTTGTCGTGGTCTGGTGCATGCAGACAGTTACCCGTCCGGTAACGGCTTTTCAATTCGGCCTGCTGACCGCCATTGAAATGGCCACAGCAGTACTGGTTTACATTCCGGTGGCCCACTTTGCAGATAAAACCACCAAAAAGCCTTTTGTCGTGGCCACCTTTATCTTTTTTACCTTTTTCCCTTTAGTGCTCTTATTCTGCCAGTCGTTTGTATGGTTGATTTCGGCATTTGTGCTCAGAGGCTTAAAAGAATTTGGCGAGCCCACCCGTAAATCGCTGATACTGGATTTGGCGCCGGAATCCTGCAAAGCCGGCATGTACGGTCTGTATTATTTTATGCGGGATGTGTGTGTCTCTGTCGCGGCCTTTAGTGGGGCTTTTTTATGGCAGATTAGCCCGGCAACCAATTTGATTGTCGCCTTCGCATTTGGTGTGGTGGGGACCATCGCATTTGCCCGCTATGGTACCGATGTCCGCAAGCCTAACGGTTGA
- a CDS encoding NifU family protein, translated as MKEQVQSALDDIRPSLQADGGDVELVDVVDGVVTVRLTGACGGCPMSQMTLKQGIETYVKKKIPEIVSVESV; from the coding sequence ATGAAAGAGCAGGTTCAAAGCGCGTTGGATGATATTCGGCCGTCGCTTCAGGCTGATGGTGGCGATGTGGAGTTGGTCGATGTAGTGGACGGTGTTGTCACCGTCCGTTTGACGGGTGCTTGCGGCGGGTGCCCCATGTCACAGATGACCCTCAAACAGGGCATCGAAACATACGTCAAAAAGAAAATCCCTGAAATCGTCAGCGTGGAGTCCGTATAA
- a CDS encoding cytochrome c, whose amino-acid sequence MKPKRSSKRILGIALGCLCACLTLWGFAQAWGQTFISGKVITADGKVVASGAVALEKGELHNDAFLAGGAIGSDGTFKIPLPSGGPWGLHVYSEGYIYFPLQVQIKVGEDNDIPVILPVDGNPADDPRISDIRFQKISDQVFQIKMRVDDANDNLGPQMLAVDAKRFRSYRLVPVSGDLKDKKADFPVGEYESPFIPIPLDTEDLNDWLFVVADHQCSNGPIYSGLNQSIFKPAVAHAEKLACDVAGIWKSNFDKVYQFAPEKAGKFSGKQFAGDILIDKMAQSGNNVTMDFRFKGDKGKADLQLACQENQIRLVGTFQLPERSGEWVFTKLQNAKATQSGKDLFAANCSGCHFIDRKDTKVGPGLLGLFKNPKLPRSGRATSEENVRDTIVNGQGKMPPFKHLEESKIKALIDYLKTL is encoded by the coding sequence ATGAAACCGAAACGATCATCTAAAAGGATTCTGGGAATTGCTTTGGGATGCCTATGCGCATGTTTGACCCTTTGGGGCTTTGCGCAGGCATGGGGGCAAACCTTCATCTCTGGTAAAGTCATCACAGCCGATGGCAAGGTGGTTGCCAGCGGTGCGGTGGCGCTGGAAAAAGGTGAGCTGCACAACGATGCCTTTTTAGCAGGCGGGGCGATTGGTTCTGACGGCACGTTTAAAATACCTTTACCGAGCGGCGGCCCATGGGGTCTGCACGTCTACAGTGAAGGATATATCTACTTTCCGCTACAGGTGCAGATCAAAGTGGGTGAGGACAACGACATCCCGGTGATTTTGCCGGTGGACGGGAACCCGGCTGACGATCCGCGGATCAGCGACATTCGTTTCCAAAAAATTTCCGATCAGGTCTTTCAAATCAAAATGCGGGTTGATGACGCCAACGATAACCTCGGCCCCCAGATGCTGGCAGTTGATGCCAAACGGTTTCGATCCTACCGGTTGGTGCCGGTCAGCGGCGATCTGAAGGATAAAAAAGCGGATTTTCCAGTTGGGGAATATGAATCGCCGTTTATCCCCATACCGCTTGATACGGAGGATTTAAACGACTGGCTTTTTGTGGTGGCGGATCATCAATGCAGCAATGGCCCAATTTATAGCGGTTTGAATCAATCCATTTTCAAACCGGCAGTTGCACATGCTGAAAAATTAGCCTGCGATGTGGCCGGGATCTGGAAGTCCAATTTTGATAAGGTGTATCAATTTGCTCCGGAAAAGGCAGGTAAGTTCAGCGGCAAGCAGTTCGCAGGCGATATTTTAATCGATAAGATGGCTCAATCCGGAAATAATGTCACTATGGACTTCCGTTTCAAAGGCGACAAGGGCAAAGCGGATCTTCAGCTGGCGTGTCAGGAAAATCAAATCCGTTTGGTGGGAACCTTCCAGTTGCCGGAGCGCTCCGGTGAGTGGGTCTTTACCAAACTACAAAATGCCAAGGCGACGCAATCCGGTAAGGATCTGTTTGCCGCCAACTGTTCAGGTTGTCATTTTATTGATCGCAAGGATACCAAGGTGGGTCCCGGGTTGCTGGGGCTTTTTAAAAATCCCAAACTTCCCCGGTCTGGGCGCGCAACCAGCGAAGAAAACGTCCGAGATACCATCGTCAACGGGCAAGGGAAAATGCCGCCATTTAAACACCTTGAAGAATCTAAAATAAAAGCCCTCATTGACTATTTAAAAACTTTATAA
- a CDS encoding sulfatase-like hydrolase/transferase, with amino-acid sequence MAWTIVSGWVHFTSVIAILVLASILVQGYMVLWSQQANKKNIPYRLRQTESHVWLFLVLLFIVNVIVAQLDPSWHRLKEFLQLNASIETIEIFLQKLIPAFFAGVTGLWFGIATLAVISLSAYLQTRFEATSALKGVSFFLPFILLCGFYTAITLFALTVAIEWQVSKLGLKPAIYALAFLLSAVSGASVSTAYSRIIDFLPANQKRSLVGLVCVSMGVLVVYPLFWLMTARPYRRHIWIILMSFVILLCSFIIFILLYGDLFNPWFTSFSYLKSIFIKLSTMITAGALVLLLEEVTAPKKVFLAGSVKRPALLVLVALVGFVPFGLLNYYPNAKTTLLQFSDLTRVEAAYARELAGMLKLDRWIRLGQNPDFNQQPHPWPQPWKLQKVGPSFLPHDFNLMIIVVDALRGDAFHSAGYHRNLTPFLDKWAIEETVSFRRAYSQGGGSFAAFPFLVAGRSRFTLYGPNLYQDNLYLKIAQAEGIQHYMVMKGFGPRSIFPPDQPVTELTIPRVVGERRAATADEVFQSAREAISRVNADERFLCFLHLMDVHNDLYKKPEGIDYGDAPRDLYDNNLSYLDRAFERFVDWLKANHIYNKTVILFTSDHGEQFWEHGASLHGHTLYEEEIRIPAILLIHGIEKRFEDVPILAADMAPTIAELAGYTVDPPYDDPHMGISLVPLIFKDDRSRYLQRDIVGRASFKRRYFLYRNWQWKFVYFAELDLIQLFDVTEDPQEKKNLIEEKPRLAAELEQELLSYLKDVEGKTYRPLLTLSGPQTAHPSKAAKY; translated from the coding sequence TTGGCATGGACGATAGTGAGCGGTTGGGTCCACTTTACTTCCGTTATAGCGATTTTGGTACTGGCATCCATTCTGGTGCAGGGTTATATGGTTCTATGGAGTCAACAGGCAAATAAAAAGAACATCCCTTATCGTCTGAGGCAGACAGAGTCTCATGTATGGTTATTTCTGGTTTTGCTCTTTATAGTAAATGTCATCGTAGCTCAGCTTGATCCTTCCTGGCACCGTTTAAAAGAATTTCTTCAGTTAAATGCCAGTATAGAAACTATAGAAATTTTCCTGCAAAAGCTAATCCCCGCGTTTTTTGCCGGTGTAACGGGATTGTGGTTTGGGATTGCAACACTGGCTGTCATTTCACTGTCAGCTTATTTACAGACCAGGTTTGAAGCAACATCTGCCCTAAAAGGAGTGTCATTTTTTCTACCGTTTATTTTACTTTGCGGTTTTTACACTGCGATCACCTTGTTCGCTCTGACGGTTGCTATTGAATGGCAGGTCAGCAAGCTGGGTCTCAAACCCGCCATATACGCACTGGCTTTTTTACTGTCAGCTGTCAGCGGTGCTTCTGTGTCCACTGCCTATTCGCGAATCATAGATTTCCTGCCTGCCAATCAAAAACGCAGCCTCGTGGGACTGGTTTGTGTCTCGATGGGTGTCTTAGTGGTCTATCCGTTATTTTGGCTGATGACTGCCAGACCCTATCGGCGCCATATCTGGATTATACTAATGTCATTCGTTATTTTGTTGTGCAGCTTTATAATATTTATCTTATTGTACGGCGATTTATTTAATCCTTGGTTTACTTCCTTCTCGTATCTGAAAAGCATTTTTATAAAATTATCAACCATGATAACCGCCGGAGCCTTAGTGCTTTTGTTGGAGGAGGTGACAGCTCCGAAAAAAGTTTTTTTAGCCGGATCGGTAAAAAGGCCGGCTTTATTGGTTCTCGTTGCTCTGGTCGGGTTTGTTCCTTTTGGACTGCTGAACTATTATCCGAATGCCAAAACAACTCTGCTGCAATTCAGTGATCTGACCCGGGTGGAAGCCGCCTATGCGAGAGAGCTTGCTGGTATGCTAAAACTGGACCGCTGGATTCGCCTGGGGCAAAATCCGGATTTCAATCAGCAGCCCCATCCTTGGCCACAGCCCTGGAAACTGCAAAAAGTGGGGCCTTCCTTTTTGCCGCATGACTTTAACCTGATGATCATTGTCGTTGATGCGCTCAGAGGAGATGCTTTTCATTCTGCCGGCTACCATCGCAACCTGACGCCTTTTTTGGACAAATGGGCGATAGAAGAGACGGTCTCATTTCGCCGGGCCTATAGCCAGGGCGGAGGCTCTTTTGCGGCTTTTCCCTTTCTGGTGGCCGGCCGAAGCCGCTTCACCCTCTACGGACCCAATTTGTATCAAGATAATCTCTATCTTAAAATTGCACAGGCTGAAGGCATCCAGCACTATATGGTGATGAAGGGCTTTGGCCCGCGCTCCATCTTCCCACCGGATCAACCAGTTACAGAGCTAACCATTCCCCGGGTCGTCGGTGAACGGCGCGCAGCCACTGCAGACGAAGTGTTTCAGTCAGCGCGTGAAGCCATCAGCCGTGTCAATGCAGATGAGCGGTTTCTGTGTTTTTTGCATTTGATGGATGTGCATAATGACCTTTATAAAAAACCCGAGGGCATCGATTATGGTGATGCTCCCCGGGATCTTTACGATAACAACCTGTCGTATCTGGACCGCGCCTTTGAGCGTTTTGTCGACTGGCTGAAAGCAAATCATATTTACAATAAAACCGTCATTTTATTTACTTCTGACCACGGGGAGCAATTCTGGGAACACGGTGCCAGCCTGCATGGCCATACCCTCTATGAGGAAGAAATTCGTATTCCGGCGATTCTTTTGATACACGGTATTGAAAAGCGGTTTGAAGACGTGCCCATACTCGCAGCGGATATGGCACCAACAATTGCCGAGCTGGCCGGCTACACTGTTGATCCGCCTTATGATGACCCGCATATGGGGATATCACTGGTACCGCTGATATTCAAAGATGACCGCAGCCGATATCTCCAAAGAGATATCGTCGGCCGGGCTTCTTTCAAGCGCCGTTATTTTTTGTATAGAAATTGGCAGTGGAAATTTGTCTATTTTGCCGAACTGGATCTGATCCAGTTGTTTGACGTGACAGAAGACCCTCAGGAGAAGAAAAACCTAATTGAAGAAAAACCTCGCCTGGCAGCTGAATTGGAACAGGAACTGCTGAGCTACCTAAAAGATGTGGAAGGCAAAACGTATCGCCCGCTGCTAACTCTCTCTGGACCTCAAACGGCTCATCCTTCCAAGGCTGCAAAATATTGA
- a CDS encoding radical SAM protein — protein MVSLGIGLTSDCNLNCAHCYRDQNQIDNLTLTDIQNVCDSIPVGAIGFGTGENGLNPEYTDIIEYLHDRQIRLSLASNGYTLSITPDEKLKYFSDVEFSVDFPDQQRQDAFRGQGNWQTVMDGIARCRRLGIRVSMLAVLMNVNYKDLGKIAALAGSLSADFRVNVYQPMYTNEFMPSFDQYWQAFNLLFENTEIISVSEPLVNTFLGVKGLKGTPCGGHSMRVTPDGHLKACVYWPESDLTIADLVQEKEAVFDSPYFQQTHQTPQFCLTCEHVDNCGGGCAARRKLRNRFDEPDEFCPIFRNKPIRLTGRLSSATKPTRTGTICTTIIKA, from the coding sequence ATGGTTTCACTGGGAATCGGATTGACCAGCGATTGTAATTTAAACTGTGCACACTGTTACCGGGATCAGAACCAGATTGATAATCTAACCCTTACCGATATTCAAAACGTGTGCGACAGCATCCCTGTCGGTGCCATCGGCTTTGGTACGGGTGAGAATGGTCTTAATCCAGAATATACTGACATTATAGAATACTTGCATGATAGACAGATCAGGCTCAGCCTGGCCTCCAACGGCTACACCTTGTCGATAACGCCGGATGAGAAATTAAAATATTTCAGCGATGTGGAATTTTCGGTGGACTTTCCGGATCAGCAGCGACAGGATGCCTTTCGCGGTCAGGGCAACTGGCAAACGGTGATGGATGGTATTGCCAGATGCCGTCGTCTGGGAATTCGCGTTTCGATGCTAGCGGTATTGATGAATGTCAATTATAAAGACCTGGGTAAGATCGCTGCACTTGCAGGATCTTTGAGCGCCGACTTTAGGGTGAATGTCTACCAACCCATGTATACCAATGAATTTATGCCCAGTTTCGACCAGTATTGGCAGGCATTTAATCTTCTGTTTGAAAACACCGAAATTATTTCTGTCAGTGAACCCCTGGTCAATACCTTCTTGGGAGTCAAGGGCCTCAAAGGTACCCCCTGCGGCGGCCACAGCATGCGGGTTACCCCCGACGGACATTTAAAAGCCTGCGTTTACTGGCCGGAATCGGATTTGACCATCGCAGATCTGGTCCAAGAAAAAGAGGCGGTGTTTGATTCGCCTTATTTTCAACAAACCCACCAGACACCGCAATTCTGTTTGACATGCGAACATGTTGACAATTGCGGCGGTGGTTGTGCCGCCCGGCGCAAGCTTCGAAACCGCTTTGATGAGCCCGATGAGTTTTGCCCGATCTTTCGAAACAAACCCATCAGGCTCACAGGACGGCTGTCCTCGGCAACTAAGCCGACCAGAACCGGAACTATCTGTACAACGATCATTAAAGCTTAA
- a CDS encoding c-type cytochrome produces MIESIYQILAKIGYTHPLHPPATHLPAGLIIGGFLFALVAWIFNRKNVAQSARHCFILALIMAIPTVLLGLMDWQQRFGGAYLFEIKMKLVLAGILLFLLLVAAVYGALASGLTKTLVAIYTLCLLTVVGLGYFGGELVYGTREPAAAEASGMAATGEQLFKQNCSACHFTDSTATKVGPGLKGVFKQDKFPVSKHSVSDDNFRQLLKTPFSKMPPFGHLSEDQVDALLDYVKTL; encoded by the coding sequence ATGATTGAATCCATATATCAAATTTTGGCTAAAATTGGTTACACACACCCGCTGCACCCGCCTGCCACCCATTTGCCCGCCGGCCTGATTATCGGCGGGTTTTTATTCGCTCTGGTAGCCTGGATTTTTAATCGCAAAAATGTGGCCCAGAGTGCCCGGCATTGTTTTATACTGGCCTTGATTATGGCAATTCCGACTGTATTGCTCGGTCTGATGGACTGGCAGCAGCGCTTTGGTGGTGCCTACCTGTTTGAGATCAAAATGAAGCTGGTACTGGCCGGAATACTGTTATTTTTGCTCTTGGTAGCTGCAGTTTACGGCGCTTTGGCCAGCGGTCTGACCAAAACCCTCGTGGCCATCTATACACTTTGCCTCCTGACCGTCGTCGGCCTGGGATATTTTGGCGGGGAATTGGTGTACGGTACCCGTGAGCCTGCTGCGGCCGAGGCCTCTGGGATGGCGGCCACCGGCGAACAACTGTTCAAGCAAAATTGTTCGGCCTGTCACTTTACCGACAGCACGGCAACCAAGGTGGGGCCGGGATTGAAAGGCGTTTTCAAGCAGGATAAATTTCCCGTCAGCAAGCATTCGGTTTCAGATGATAATTTTCGCCAGCTCTTAAAAACGCCTTTCAGCAAAATGCCGCCCTTCGGGCACCTATCTGAAGATCAGGTGGATGCTTTGCTGGATTATGTAAAAACGCTGTAA
- a CDS encoding cytochrome P460 family protein, with the protein MAGNAADPDGLLQPPGLRLLNEPATVIPATYQYVNQKRELPLYRSTSGAPMTGWKKKFIQTRRFSSNHSAWIFYRPSDLKRIQVIGNSVTSDPLQIWPVGATLILEGYKGDASRAGDTQPIEIEMMTKTAPALASATKNFFAVEWSYARFSPDGNWSLSRQKLMQCHQCHSIAFQLTGDLIFTQFP; encoded by the coding sequence ATGGCGGGCAATGCGGCAGATCCAGATGGGTTGCTCCAACCACCGGGACTAAGACTGCTCAATGAACCAGCAACCGTAATTCCCGCCACCTATCAATACGTTAACCAGAAACGGGAGCTGCCGCTATATCGAAGCACCTCCGGTGCACCGATGACCGGATGGAAAAAGAAATTCATTCAAACACGCCGCTTTTCAAGTAATCATAGCGCCTGGATCTTTTACCGACCATCGGATTTAAAGCGAATTCAGGTCATCGGAAATTCTGTAACATCGGATCCGTTGCAAATCTGGCCGGTGGGGGCAACACTGATCCTGGAGGGATACAAAGGGGATGCTTCGCGGGCTGGTGACACCCAACCCATCGAGATTGAGATGATGACGAAAACGGCACCGGCACTCGCGTCCGCTACCAAAAACTTCTTTGCGGTTGAATGGAGTTATGCGCGTTTTTCTCCGGACGGCAACTGGTCATTGTCGAGACAGAAGTTAATGCAATGCCATCAGTGCCACAGCATTGCCTTTCAGCTGACAGGTGACCTCATTTTCACACAGTTTCCTTAG
- a CDS encoding glycosyltransferase family 2 protein has product MNQNKNLNISVVIPTYNEAGAIGDVVRGIPRDIVTEIIVVDNNSTDETAVQAANAGARVIYESRKGYGSACWAGARIAEKSDLIVFLDGDRSDDPAQLKGIADPVIQDRADLVIGSRIDGNLERGAMPLHAQFGNRMIVFLLRLLYGVQISDIGSFRAIRTPTLFALGMEQMTYGWPVEMVVKAARSRLRIQSVPIRYRKRIGVSKVSGSLRGSVLATYYMFLVPLKYLFKR; this is encoded by the coding sequence ATGAACCAAAACAAAAATTTAAACATATCTGTCGTTATACCCACCTACAACGAAGCCGGGGCCATTGGCGATGTCGTCAGGGGCATTCCGCGCGATATCGTCACGGAGATCATCGTTGTCGATAACAACTCTACCGACGAAACGGCTGTGCAGGCGGCCAACGCCGGTGCCCGGGTCATTTATGAGTCTCGCAAAGGATATGGATCCGCCTGCTGGGCCGGCGCCCGGATCGCAGAGAAAAGCGACCTTATTGTGTTTTTAGATGGTGACCGCAGCGATGACCCGGCCCAGCTAAAGGGAATTGCCGATCCGGTGATTCAGGATCGGGCGGATCTGGTTATCGGCAGCCGTATCGACGGTAATCTTGAAAGGGGTGCCATGCCGCTGCATGCTCAGTTTGGCAACCGCATGATTGTGTTTTTGCTGCGCTTGCTTTATGGTGTCCAGATCAGCGATATTGGCTCATTTCGAGCAATTCGCACCCCCACACTATTTGCATTGGGCATGGAGCAAATGACTTACGGCTGGCCGGTGGAAATGGTTGTCAAAGCCGCCCGCAGCCGGTTGCGCATTCAAAGTGTGCCCATCAGATACCGCAAACGAATCGGGGTCTCCAAAGTATCGGGTTCTTTGCGCGGCAGTGTACTGGCAACGTATTATATGTTTTTGGTACCACTCAAGTACCTGTTTAAACGATAG
- a CDS encoding PA2779 family protein, with product MKLLRQRSKFLSVFMVIMMVLLTVPYQSALAAMVQTESTLMITADGQEARSRIKTLLAREDAQAVIRAQGIDPLEAMARVDSLTDAEAQRIADQIEELPAGGNFFVVFLIVVGVLVIILAITDAMGYTNVFTFVR from the coding sequence ATGAAATTGTTGCGGCAACGATCCAAGTTCCTTAGCGTGTTTATGGTCATTATGATGGTCCTGCTGACCGTGCCCTACCAATCCGCATTGGCAGCCATGGTTCAAACGGAATCCACCCTAATGATAACCGCCGACGGGCAGGAAGCCCGCAGCAGAATCAAAACGCTTTTGGCGCGTGAAGATGCGCAGGCGGTCATCAGAGCTCAGGGGATCGATCCCCTCGAAGCCATGGCACGCGTTGATAGTCTCACCGATGCAGAAGCCCAGCGAATTGCCGATCAAATCGAAGAACTGCCAGCCGGTGGAAACTTCTTTGTGGTCTTCTTGATCGTTGTCGGTGTCCTTGTCATTATATTGGCGATTACCGATGCTATGGGTTACACCAACGTCTTTACATTTGTGCGCTAA
- a CDS encoding radical SAM protein yields the protein MVAFDSNRELPRNLYLEVTNRCNLKCRACILYRGSWEPPRDVTVDELVRITHQLPTLERIALHGIGEPLLNNALPDMIRHLKNHSVFVVFNSNGILLDERWQNELMEAGLDELRISLDAANARGYKAMRDSDRFDQIVTNLRTFVKRMRRQQLSHPTLSLWYLGTRENIAALPDFVRLAADIGVPQVHLQRLVYFQDGDGYGLATSEKTLVASDSQIRQTVEQGQDLAKQLGIQFMASGLTTPLESVQTDAAQPHSWKACTRPTTLMYITANGNVLPCCISPFSTADYTSIVLGNVFETSLKEIWLGEPYQSFRNAHQSANPPKSCRGCGDLWSL from the coding sequence ATGGTGGCTTTTGACTCGAATCGGGAACTTCCGCGCAATTTGTATCTTGAGGTCACCAATAGATGTAACCTCAAATGCAGGGCCTGCATTCTGTATCGCGGAAGTTGGGAGCCGCCGCGCGACGTAACCGTTGACGAGCTGGTCCGGATAACCCACCAACTGCCAACGCTGGAACGGATTGCGCTGCACGGCATCGGTGAGCCGCTGTTAAATAACGCCTTACCGGACATGATTCGCCACTTAAAAAATCACTCTGTGTTTGTAGTGTTTAACTCCAATGGAATATTATTGGATGAACGCTGGCAAAATGAACTGATGGAAGCCGGTCTGGATGAACTGCGTATTTCTCTGGATGCCGCCAATGCGCGGGGATACAAGGCCATGCGCGACAGCGATCGCTTTGATCAAATTGTTACTAACTTACGGACTTTTGTAAAGCGCATGCGCCGGCAGCAGTTGTCTCACCCCACCCTTTCGCTCTGGTATCTGGGCACCCGTGAAAATATCGCCGCGCTGCCCGATTTTGTGAGGCTGGCGGCAGATATCGGTGTCCCCCAGGTACATTTACAGCGGTTGGTATATTTTCAGGATGGCGATGGCTACGGGCTGGCTACATCCGAAAAGACATTGGTGGCATCCGACAGCCAGATCAGGCAAACGGTGGAACAGGGGCAGGATCTGGCAAAACAACTGGGCATCCAATTTATGGCATCGGGTTTGACGACGCCGCTTGAAAGTGTTCAGACAGATGCAGCTCAGCCCCACTCCTGGAAAGCATGCACGCGGCCCACAACACTGATGTATATCACCGCAAACGGCAATGTGTTGCCATGCTGTATTTCACCTTTTTCGACCGCTGATTATACGTCCATTGTCCTGGGCAATGTTTTTGAAACGTCACTTAAAGAAATCTGGCTGGGGGAGCCATACCAATCCTTTCGCAATGCCCACCAATCGGCCAACCCTCCCAAAAGCTGCCGCGGCTGCGGAGATCTCTGGAGTTTGTAA